The nucleotide window ACGCGATGTAGGCCGCGACCAGTCCGTAAAGAATCGCCGGCCCAACGCGCGCGGCCATTTGCAACTGACTGGTGCCCTCGTCCGCATAATACCGATGCAGGCGATGCAGCGTTTCGTCCAATGAACCGCTGATTTCACCGCTCGTGTAGAGATTGGCGAACGTCTCCGGAAACAGGGCTGACGCCTGCACCAACTCGGCCGGCGTCTGTCCCATGGCAAGACCCGGACGCCACGTTTCGACCGTGCGTTCCAAGGCCGGTGAGCCGCTGGCCGCCGCGGCCAGCGGCCACGCCTCATCAATGGTTTCGCCCGCATTGATCATCGCTTCCAAGGCCGCAGCGGTGCGCGCCAGCGCCAGTTTGCGCCGACCCGCGCCGACCAGCGGAATCCACGTGATGATTTTTTCGAACGTGCTGCGCCAGGCCCGCCCGCGTTTGCCCTGCGACAAAAAGACGGCCAGCAGCGCCAGCACATACAACGGCGCCAGCACGCCGACGGTCTTCAAGAGGTAGGCCGGGAAATTGCCCGTCAGGAACAGCTCGGGAAACGGCAGGATGAAAATGGCCCCGTGCAACAGGAAGACCGGATACGCCAGCGCGCCCAGAATCCGCCGGGCCAGGGTAGCCCGCCCCTGGTAAAAATCCGTGAGCATCGTGAACGTCTGCACAAGCCGTCCGCTGCGCTCGCCTGCATGGAGCAACGCGATGTCAAACTCCGGCAGCAGATCGCGTCGCCGGCCAAAGCTTTCACTGACCGTTGCCCCCGCCTCCAAATCCACCAGCATCTGCCCGATGAAGGGCTTGAAGGCGCGGGAGGGTGGTGCCCGGTGCAGTTGCCGCAGCGCAACAGGCAGCGGCAGCCCGGCAGCGGTAAGCTGCCCAAGCTGATGATAAAAATTCGCCCGGCGCGCGAATTGGCCGGGCGTGAAGAGCATGGGAGGAAGGCGCGCCCCAAGGACGCGGATGAGCTTCAGGCCAGCGCGCCGTCAATCAACGACTTCAGCTTGGGCTTGCCGCCGGACGCGCCGAGATGCTGGGCAACAACCTGGCCGCCTT belongs to Verrucomicrobiia bacterium and includes:
- a CDS encoding type II secretion system F family protein; protein product: MLFTPGQFARRANFYHQLGQLTAAGLPLPVALRQLHRAPPSRAFKPFIGQMLVDLEAGATVSESFGRRRDLLPEFDIALLHAGERSGRLVQTFTMLTDFYQGRATLARRILGALAYPVFLLHGAIFILPFPELFLTGNFPAYLLKTVGVLAPLYVLALLAVFLSQGKRGRAWRSTFEKIITWIPLVGAGRRKLALARTAAALEAMINAGETIDEAWPLAAAASGSPALERTVETWRPGLAMGQTPAELVQASALFPETFANLYTSGEISGSLDETLHRLHRYYADEGTSQLQMAARVGPAILYGLVAAYIAWQVIKFWTGYFNQVNQVMGG